One window of Methylococcus sp. EFPC2 genomic DNA carries:
- the tssC gene encoding type VI secretion system contractile sheath large subunit, whose protein sequence is MAELETQKQAEGATLEVSEFSSLLNKEFKPKSDRAKEAVETAVTTLAEFVLKDVSLVSEDAVKTIEAIIAEIDARLTRQVNQILHHEEFQKLEGAWRGLHHLVNNTETDEMLKIRVMNISKQELGKTLKKFKGTSWDQSPLFKKLYEEEYGQFGGEPFGCLVGDYHFDHSPPDVELLSQIAQISAASHAPFISGVAPSALGMESWSELANPRDLTKIFSTPDYAAWRSLRESDDSRYLGLAMPRFLSRLPYGSKTSPVEEFDFEEETEGADSSKYTWANAAYAMATNINRSFKLYGWCSNIRGIESGGAVEGLPVHSFPTDDGGVDMKCPTEIAISDRREAELAKSGFMPLIHKKNSDFAAFIGAQSLQKPAEYDDPDATANANLAARLPYLFATCRFAHYLKCIVRDKIGSFKERDDMEVWLNRWISKYVLQNPARATEEDKARYPLSAAEVVVEEVEGNPGYYNSKFFLRPHYQLEGLTVSLRLTSKLPSQKK, encoded by the coding sequence ATGGCCGAACTGGAAACGCAAAAACAGGCGGAAGGCGCCACCCTCGAAGTTTCGGAGTTCTCCTCCCTGCTCAACAAGGAGTTCAAACCGAAATCCGACCGTGCCAAGGAGGCTGTCGAAACCGCGGTCACAACGCTGGCCGAATTCGTGCTCAAGGATGTATCTCTGGTTTCGGAGGATGCGGTCAAGACGATAGAGGCGATCATCGCCGAAATCGACGCCAGGCTGACCCGACAGGTCAACCAGATCCTGCACCACGAGGAGTTTCAGAAGCTGGAAGGCGCCTGGCGAGGACTGCACCACCTGGTGAACAACACCGAAACCGACGAGATGCTCAAGATCCGCGTCATGAACATCTCCAAGCAGGAGCTGGGCAAGACTCTGAAGAAATTCAAGGGTACTTCCTGGGATCAAAGTCCGCTGTTCAAGAAGCTGTATGAGGAAGAATACGGCCAGTTCGGCGGCGAGCCTTTCGGCTGCCTGGTGGGGGATTACCACTTCGACCACTCGCCTCCGGATGTGGAACTGCTGTCGCAGATCGCCCAGATCTCGGCGGCCTCGCACGCGCCCTTCATTTCCGGCGTCGCGCCGTCTGCGCTGGGTATGGAGTCCTGGAGCGAACTGGCGAATCCGCGCGACCTGACCAAGATATTCTCCACACCGGACTACGCGGCCTGGCGGTCCCTGAGGGAGTCGGACGATTCGCGCTACCTCGGCCTGGCCATGCCGCGTTTCCTCTCGCGCCTGCCCTACGGTTCCAAGACCAGCCCGGTGGAGGAGTTCGATTTCGAGGAGGAAACCGAAGGCGCCGACAGCAGCAAATACACCTGGGCCAACGCGGCGTATGCCATGGCGACCAACATCAACCGCTCGTTCAAGCTCTACGGCTGGTGTTCGAACATTCGCGGCATCGAGTCGGGCGGGGCGGTGGAAGGCTTGCCCGTGCACTCCTTCCCCACCGACGACGGCGGCGTGGACATGAAGTGCCCGACGGAAATCGCCATCAGCGACCGGCGCGAGGCCGAGTTGGCCAAGTCCGGCTTCATGCCTTTGATACACAAGAAAAACTCGGATTTCGCCGCGTTTATCGGCGCGCAATCCTTGCAGAAGCCGGCCGAATACGACGATCCGGATGCGACCGCGAACGCCAACCTGGCGGCCCGGCTGCCGTATCTGTTCGCCACCTGCCGGTTCGCCCACTATTTGAAGTGTATCGTCCGCGACAAGATCGGATCCTTCAAGGAAAGGGACGACATGGAGGTTTGGCTGAATCGCTGGATCAGTAAGTACGTTCTGCAGAACCCTGCAAGAGCCACGGAAGAGGATAAGGCGCGCTATCCGTTGTCCGCCGCGGAAGTGGTGGTCGAAGAGGTCGAGGGCAACCCAGGATATTACAACTCCAAGTTTTTTCTGCGGCCCCATTACCAACTGGAAGGTTTGACCGTCTCTTTGCGTTTGACTTCCAAATTGCCATCACAAAAGAAGTAG
- the tssB gene encoding type VI secretion system contractile sheath small subunit → MAESSQKFIARNRAPRVQIEYDLELYGAEKKVQLPFVMGVLADLSGKPAEPLAPVTDRKLLEIDVDNFDERLKAMKPRVSFQVPNTLSGEGNLNVDITFESMDDFSPAAVARKVDGLRQLLEARTQLANLITYMDGKTGAEQLIANVIKDPALLQSLASAPKPEDVAKGSEE, encoded by the coding sequence GTGGCGGAAAGCAGTCAAAAATTCATCGCCCGCAATCGGGCGCCCCGGGTGCAGATCGAATACGATCTGGAGCTTTATGGCGCGGAAAAAAAGGTTCAGCTTCCCTTCGTGATGGGCGTGCTGGCCGATCTTTCCGGCAAACCGGCGGAACCTCTGGCACCGGTGACCGACCGGAAATTGCTGGAGATCGACGTCGACAATTTCGACGAGAGGCTGAAGGCCATGAAGCCTCGAGTGTCCTTTCAAGTACCCAATACGCTGAGTGGCGAGGGTAACCTGAATGTCGACATCACCTTCGAAAGCATGGACGACTTTTCACCCGCGGCGGTGGCGCGCAAGGTGGATGGCCTGCGCCAGTTGCTGGAGGCACGTACCCAGCTCGCCAACCTGATCACTTACATGGACGGCAAGACCGGAGCGGAACAGTTGATCGCCAACGTCATCAAGGATCCGGCCCTGTTGCAGTCGCTCGCCTCGGCTCCGAAGCCCGAAGACGTTGCGAAGGGGAGTGAGGAATAA
- the tssG gene encoding type VI secretion system baseplate subunit TssG, with translation MADQGRTAPHDLIEALREQPQRYDFFQALRLIECQFPDKPRLGTSLRASEDPIRLAQLPELDFAPSTLAAVEPALAGIRPERLAVRFLGLFGPNGPLPLHLTEYANDRIRHHQDLTLARFADIFHHRMLSLFFRAWANARPTVSHDRPASDVYAGYVASLFGLGLDSLRDRDALPDLAKLHYAGLLASQTKNAEGLEAIVAGFLGFEVRVDEFVGEWMEIAPQDQTRLGGGAANGALGRSTVAGRFVWSRQYKFRIVLGPLSLDQYIAMLPGGRRLAELVAIVRNYIGDELSWDVNPILRRAEVPAMSLNGASRLGWTSWLGASPSASDAADLMLNPFFAMPADRHDALLAGAGATQGTR, from the coding sequence ATGGCCGATCAGGGTCGGACAGCGCCCCACGATTTGATCGAGGCCTTGCGCGAACAGCCGCAACGCTACGATTTCTTTCAGGCCTTGCGCCTGATCGAATGCCAATTTCCGGATAAGCCGCGCTTGGGCACCTCCTTGCGGGCGAGCGAAGATCCCATCAGGCTGGCGCAGCTCCCCGAGCTGGATTTCGCTCCCTCCACCCTGGCGGCCGTCGAGCCTGCTTTGGCCGGTATCCGCCCGGAGCGGCTGGCCGTGCGCTTCCTGGGGCTGTTCGGGCCGAACGGTCCCTTGCCCCTGCATCTGACGGAATACGCCAACGACCGTATTCGGCACCACCAGGACCTCACCCTGGCGCGGTTCGCGGACATTTTTCACCACCGCATGCTGTCGCTTTTCTTTCGCGCCTGGGCCAACGCCCGGCCTACGGTCAGCCATGATCGTCCCGCGTCCGATGTCTACGCCGGCTATGTGGCGTCGCTATTCGGTCTGGGACTGGACAGCCTGCGCGATCGCGACGCCCTGCCCGATTTGGCCAAGCTCCATTACGCCGGCCTGCTGGCGAGCCAAACCAAGAACGCCGAGGGGCTCGAAGCCATCGTCGCGGGTTTTCTCGGCTTCGAGGTGCGGGTGGACGAGTTCGTCGGCGAATGGATGGAGATCGCGCCGCAGGATCAGACGCGGCTGGGTGGGGGCGCGGCCAACGGCGCCCTGGGAAGGTCCACGGTGGCCGGCCGATTCGTCTGGAGCCGCCAGTACAAGTTTCGCATCGTGCTGGGGCCGTTGAGCCTGGACCAATACATCGCGATGTTGCCCGGCGGCCGGCGCTTGGCGGAACTGGTGGCCATCGTGCGCAACTACATCGGCGACGAACTGAGCTGGGACGTCAATCCGATACTGCGCCGCGCGGAAGTGCCGGCCATGAGTCTGAACGGCGCAAGCCGGCTGGGCTGGACCAGCTGGTTGGGTGCGAGCCCGAGCGCCTCCGACGCCGCCGACCTGATGCTCAATCCTTTTTTCGCTATGCCGGCCGATAGACACGACGCGCTCCTGGCCGGGGCGGGCGCGACCCAAGGCACCCGGTAG
- the tagF gene encoding type VI secretion system-associated protein TagF, with translation MTSTPVAPGFYGKLPLLGDFVTRRLPRSFVAPWDQWLQSAISVSREQLGSNWLDFYLTSPIWRFALSPGLCGDTAWAGILMPSVDRVGRYFPLTLAAPVENRGVLPYLFDPACPWFEALERLALSGLDDGFVLDEFDARLQALALPEFLPAGEAYGGRQARGEGRGKLAFHIGMDDLHGLGAAFMGLSASLLDKFLPLNSYWGTAGSDHIPASLLVCEGLPPLDGYSALMTGRWDQRGWVLSSRRVERPAESAPAPDPVSAASRSLPAANGSQWRSDGLSVVGNRRKINEDALLLRPEAGLWVVADGMGGHHAGDVASQAIVDALAALPPAETIETYVSTVAASLQRVNGDLCRLARMQGEDRIIGSTVVVLLAQGRRCAFLWAGDSRLYRYRAGRLEQLTRDHSLYDELPDQMHCNVITRAIGADQELTLESGRFEAEPGDVFLLCSDGLDKELSQADIEAIFREDATQGIAQRLVRRAEERGARDNVTVAIAEYV, from the coding sequence ATGACGAGCACGCCCGTAGCGCCGGGCTTTTACGGAAAACTGCCGCTGCTGGGCGATTTCGTCACACGCCGCCTGCCCAGAAGCTTCGTCGCGCCTTGGGATCAATGGTTGCAAAGCGCCATCTCGGTAAGCCGCGAGCAACTCGGCTCGAATTGGCTGGATTTTTATCTGACCAGCCCGATCTGGCGCTTCGCCCTCAGTCCCGGGCTTTGCGGCGACACCGCCTGGGCCGGCATCCTCATGCCCAGCGTCGACCGGGTGGGACGCTATTTTCCGCTGACCCTGGCCGCACCCGTGGAAAATCGCGGCGTGCTGCCGTATTTGTTCGATCCCGCATGTCCCTGGTTCGAGGCGCTGGAGCGCCTGGCGCTTTCCGGGCTGGACGACGGCTTCGTGCTGGATGAATTCGATGCCCGCTTGCAAGCGCTCGCCCTGCCCGAATTCCTGCCGGCCGGCGAGGCTTACGGGGGGAGGCAAGCCAGGGGAGAAGGCCGGGGCAAGCTCGCGTTTCATATCGGCATGGACGATCTGCACGGGCTGGGCGCGGCTTTCATGGGACTGAGCGCGAGCCTGCTGGACAAATTTCTGCCCTTGAACAGTTACTGGGGCACCGCCGGCTCCGATCACATCCCCGCTTCCCTGCTGGTGTGCGAGGGCTTGCCCCCGCTGGACGGCTACTCTGCCTTGATGACGGGGCGCTGGGATCAGCGGGGCTGGGTGTTGAGCAGCCGGCGGGTGGAGCGTCCGGCCGAGTCCGCCCCGGCGCCGGATCCCGTATCGGCGGCGTCGCGTAGCCTGCCGGCCGCGAACGGATCGCAGTGGCGGTCGGACGGGCTCAGCGTGGTGGGCAATCGGCGCAAGATCAACGAAGACGCCCTGCTCCTGCGTCCCGAAGCGGGATTGTGGGTGGTCGCCGATGGCATGGGGGGACATCACGCGGGCGACGTGGCGAGCCAGGCCATCGTGGATGCCCTGGCTGCCTTGCCGCCGGCCGAGACCATCGAAACCTACGTCAGCACCGTCGCGGCCAGCCTGCAGCGGGTAAACGGGGATCTGTGCCGCTTGGCCCGGATGCAGGGCGAGGACCGGATCATAGGCAGCACGGTGGTGGTCTTGCTGGCGCAGGGTCGCCGCTGCGCGTTTCTGTGGGCCGGCGACAGCCGGCTTTACCGGTACCGCGCCGGCAGACTGGAGCAATTGACGCGCGACCATTCCCTGTACGACGAATTGCCCGATCAGATGCACTGCAATGTCATCACCCGCGCCATCGGCGCGGACCAGGAACTGACGCTGGAATCCGGCCGCTTCGAGGCGGAGCCCGGCGACGTGTTCCTGCTCTGCAGCGACGGCCTGGATAAGGAGCTGAGCCAGGCTGATATCGAAGCGATCTTTCGAGAAGACGCCACGCAGGGCATCGCGCAACGCTTGGTGCGGCGTGCGGAAGAGCGGGGCGCACGCGATAACGTCACGGTGGCGATCGCGGAGTACGTGTGA
- a CDS encoding type VI secretion system accessory protein TagJ gives MDVDTLAMVQAYRETLRCEALRADVFAGQRLPLLFGDPEQWSALQFEALRLDIQGRHAEARALLQQVFDLAPATAGRIDGQPFSWIADADTRLGPVLEAIVKGKYYWIPFHRISAIKITPPADLRDLVWLPAHFVWSNGGESFGFIPSRYPASESSPDNAIRLARKTEWTELAEGHYRGSGQRMLTTDQGDHALLDIREIELDTAQA, from the coding sequence ATGGATGTCGACACGCTCGCTATGGTCCAAGCCTACCGGGAAACCTTGCGTTGCGAGGCCTTGCGCGCCGACGTATTTGCGGGACAACGTCTCCCCTTGCTGTTCGGTGATCCCGAGCAATGGTCCGCCTTGCAATTTGAAGCTTTGCGTCTCGATATACAGGGTCGCCATGCGGAAGCACGGGCGCTCCTTCAACAAGTTTTCGATCTGGCGCCGGCGACCGCCGGCCGCATCGACGGCCAGCCTTTCAGCTGGATAGCCGACGCCGATACCCGTTTGGGTCCGGTATTGGAGGCCATCGTCAAGGGCAAATATTATTGGATACCCTTTCATCGCATATCGGCGATCAAGATTACCCCGCCCGCGGATCTGCGCGATCTCGTGTGGCTGCCCGCCCATTTCGTGTGGAGCAACGGCGGAGAGTCCTTCGGCTTCATTCCCAGCCGCTATCCGGCGTCCGAGTCCTCCCCGGACAACGCCATCCGTCTGGCGCGTAAGACCGAATGGACGGAACTCGCGGAAGGTCATTACCGCGGCTCGGGCCAGCGCATGCTCACCACCGACCAGGGGGACCATGCCTTGCTGGACATCCGCGAAATCGAACTGGATACGGCGCAGGCCTGA
- the tssF gene encoding type VI secretion system baseplate subunit TssF produces MDPRLLSYYNRELQHLREVGAEFAKEFPKVAGRIGLDEFECADPYVERLLEGFAFLAARVQLKVDAEFPNFTQHLLEIVYPHYLAQTPSMAVAQFQPDLKEGALAQGFKLPRGTTLRSQIAKGEQTACEYRTAHDLTLLPLQLSEAEYLANPSAVANLGVPSLPGLKSGLRLRIKTSAGLRFNQLALSSLPLFLRGTGELPVRLYEQLIAHGYALAIKPVASDDPWVEIVRQPGRRMGFDDGEALLPVGPRSFQGYRLLHEYFAFPERFLFVELQGLDAAVRRCRDTELDLIVMFDNSHPGLVNAVDANQFALFCSPIINLFPKRCDRIHLNRADSEYHIVPDRTRPMDFEAYSIVEATGYGSTQGQEQGFLPFYGSKTGYSRADETGYYMVRRRKRLLSSKQRREGQRSSYVGSEVYLSLVDANQAPYGSDLKQLGLQTWCTNRDLPLVMPVGVGTTDFTLEVGAPVQAIRCLAGPTKPAPSRADGGFAWRLISHLSLNYLSLADSDAKSGAAALRELLTIYGERNDVSLRKQIEGVLSCQARNVVRRIDAAGPIVFGRGLEITVTFDESSFEGSGVFLIGAVLEQFFARYASINSFTETVIRSSDRGEIMKWPIRVGQRPTI; encoded by the coding sequence ATGGACCCGCGCCTGCTTTCCTACTACAACCGCGAATTGCAGCATCTGCGCGAGGTTGGTGCGGAATTCGCCAAGGAGTTCCCCAAGGTGGCCGGGCGCATTGGGCTGGACGAGTTCGAATGCGCGGACCCTTATGTCGAGCGCCTGCTGGAAGGCTTCGCCTTCCTGGCGGCGCGAGTCCAGCTCAAGGTGGACGCGGAGTTCCCAAATTTCACCCAGCACTTGCTGGAAATCGTCTATCCCCATTATCTCGCTCAAACGCCGTCCATGGCGGTGGCGCAATTCCAGCCGGACCTGAAGGAGGGCGCCCTGGCGCAAGGCTTCAAGCTGCCGCGCGGCACCACCTTGCGCAGCCAGATCGCCAAAGGCGAGCAGACCGCCTGCGAATACCGCACCGCGCATGACCTTACCCTGTTGCCGCTGCAATTGAGCGAGGCGGAATATCTTGCCAATCCCAGTGCGGTCGCCAATCTCGGCGTGCCCAGCCTACCGGGCTTGAAATCGGGCTTGCGCCTGCGCATCAAAACCAGTGCCGGCCTTCGTTTCAATCAGCTCGCCCTGTCCTCGTTGCCGTTGTTCCTGCGCGGTACCGGAGAGTTGCCCGTGCGGCTGTACGAGCAGCTGATCGCCCACGGCTACGCCCTGGCGATCAAGCCGGTTGCGAGCGACGACCCCTGGGTGGAAATCGTCAGGCAACCGGGCCGGCGGATGGGTTTCGACGACGGGGAGGCCCTGCTACCCGTGGGACCCCGCTCCTTCCAGGGTTATCGGCTATTGCACGAATACTTCGCCTTTCCGGAGCGCTTCCTGTTCGTCGAATTGCAGGGCCTGGATGCGGCCGTGCGGCGGTGCCGGGATACGGAGCTCGATTTGATCGTCATGTTCGACAACAGCCACCCGGGACTGGTCAACGCGGTCGACGCCAATCAGTTCGCCCTGTTTTGCTCCCCCATCATCAATTTGTTTCCCAAGCGCTGCGACCGCATCCATTTGAACCGGGCGGATTCCGAGTACCACATCGTGCCGGATCGCACGCGCCCCATGGATTTCGAGGCCTATTCGATCGTCGAGGCGACGGGCTACGGGAGTACGCAAGGCCAGGAGCAGGGCTTTCTGCCTTTTTACGGCTCCAAGACCGGCTACAGCCGGGCCGATGAAACCGGCTACTACATGGTCCGCAGGCGGAAGCGGCTGCTGTCCTCCAAGCAGAGGCGGGAGGGGCAGCGCTCCTCCTATGTCGGCAGCGAAGTCTATTTGTCGCTGGTGGACGCAAATCAGGCGCCCTATGGCAGCGATCTGAAGCAGCTCGGGCTGCAAACCTGGTGCACTAATCGCGATCTCCCTCTCGTCATGCCCGTGGGTGTGGGCACTACGGACTTCACCCTGGAGGTCGGTGCACCGGTGCAGGCCATACGCTGCCTCGCGGGACCGACCAAACCGGCGCCGTCCAGAGCGGACGGTGGTTTCGCCTGGCGCTTGATCAGCCACTTGTCGCTGAACTATTTGTCCCTGGCCGACAGCGATGCCAAGAGCGGGGCCGCCGCGCTGCGCGAGCTGCTGACGATTTATGGCGAGCGTAACGATGTGAGCCTGCGCAAGCAGATCGAGGGGGTCTTGTCCTGCCAGGCGCGCAACGTGGTCAGACGGATAGACGCCGCCGGTCCCATCGTTTTCGGGCGCGGCCTGGAGATCACTGTCACGTTCGACGAATCATCTTTCGAGGGCAGCGGCGTCTTTCTCATCGGCGCGGTGCTGGAGCAGTTTTTCGCGCGCTATGCGTCCATCAATTCGTTCACGGAAACGGTCATACGGAGCAGCGACCGTGGGGAGATCATGAAATGGCCGATCAGGGTCGGACAGCGCCCCACGATTTGA
- the tssE gene encoding type VI secretion system baseplate subunit TssE, with the protein MAELTQKERLQPSLLDRLTDDEPGKQQESRDQRVLSMRRLRASVLRDLAWLLNSRSLDSAENLDHYPQVARSVVNFGIKDLSGVTASGANMAALERRLKQAILNFEPRIMPNSLRVQAVSSDEKMSVRTLSFNIEGYLWAQPLPVHLYIRTEFDVQTGDADVRELNG; encoded by the coding sequence ATGGCGGAGCTGACGCAAAAGGAGCGATTGCAGCCCTCCCTGCTGGACCGCCTGACGGACGATGAGCCCGGCAAACAGCAGGAGTCCCGCGACCAGCGGGTCTTGTCCATGCGCAGGCTGCGCGCGTCGGTACTGCGTGATCTGGCCTGGCTGCTCAATTCCCGCTCGCTGGACAGCGCCGAAAACCTGGACCATTACCCCCAGGTCGCCCGCTCGGTCGTCAATTTCGGCATCAAGGATTTGTCCGGCGTCACGGCTTCAGGCGCGAACATGGCCGCGCTGGAAAGGCGATTGAAGCAAGCCATCCTGAATTTCGAACCGCGCATCATGCCGAACTCGCTGCGCGTTCAGGCCGTGAGCTCGGACGAAAAGATGAGCGTCCGCACCCTGAGTTTCAACATCGAAGGCTATCTCTGGGCCCAACCCTTGCCCGTGCATCTCTATATCCGGACGGAATTCGATGTCCAGACCGGGGATGCCGACGTGCGTGAACTGAACGGCTGA
- the tssA gene encoding type VI secretion system protein TssA — MGILDIASLLQDISPDAPSGDNLEYDAAFIALEQKAKGTPEQQIGNRIEPAQPPNWREVQKESEALLRRTRDLRPMLDLIRALLHQHGLSGLRDGLDLLRGSVVDFWETLHPQLDPDDDNDPTQRVNLLMSLCDFESVLRPLASVPIVESRAIGRYSLRDVQIATGKLPAPTDGSEEPKLANIEAAFLETGIESLRAAEGDLGSMLASLELIEAYVTDRVGIGNAPSFAPLAASLKEIRQIFREQLSARGDDAESIATAEAGVEEAPAAVEAKAKAGKLDAINDRQDVIRALNLICDYYSKFEPSSPIPLFLQRAKRLVQKDFVEILKDLAPDGLSQIAVIKGPDADDTNK; from the coding sequence TTGGGCATCTTAGACATTGCAAGCTTGCTGCAGGACATCTCGCCCGATGCGCCGAGCGGCGACAATCTGGAATACGACGCGGCTTTCATCGCGCTCGAACAGAAGGCCAAGGGTACGCCGGAGCAGCAGATCGGCAACCGCATCGAGCCGGCCCAGCCGCCGAATTGGCGGGAGGTGCAGAAGGAGTCCGAGGCCTTGCTGCGGCGCACGCGCGATTTGCGCCCCATGCTCGACCTCATACGCGCGCTGCTGCATCAGCATGGCTTGTCCGGCCTGCGGGACGGACTGGATTTGCTGCGGGGGTCGGTCGTGGACTTCTGGGAGACCCTGCATCCCCAGCTCGATCCCGACGACGACAACGATCCGACTCAGCGCGTCAATCTGCTCATGTCCTTGTGCGACTTCGAGTCGGTGTTGCGTCCGCTCGCCTCCGTTCCCATCGTCGAGTCGCGCGCGATAGGCCGCTATTCGCTGCGGGATGTGCAGATCGCCACGGGTAAGTTGCCCGCGCCGACCGACGGTAGCGAAGAGCCCAAGTTGGCCAACATCGAAGCCGCGTTTCTCGAAACCGGGATCGAATCGCTGCGGGCTGCCGAGGGCGATCTGGGCAGCATGCTTGCGAGCCTGGAACTCATCGAGGCCTACGTCACCGATCGGGTTGGCATCGGCAACGCTCCGAGCTTTGCGCCTTTGGCTGCTTCGCTCAAGGAGATCCGGCAGATATTTCGGGAACAATTGTCGGCCCGGGGTGACGATGCGGAAAGCATCGCCACGGCCGAAGCCGGCGTGGAGGAGGCGCCCGCGGCCGTCGAGGCTAAAGCCAAAGCCGGGAAGCTGGATGCGATCAACGACAGGCAGGATGTGATCCGCGCACTGAATCTGATCTGCGACTACTATTCCAAGTTCGAACCGTCCAGCCCGATACCCCTGTTCTTGCAACGGGCCAAGCGGCTGGTGCAAAAGGATTTCGTGGAGATCCTGAAGGATCTGGCGCCGGACGGGCTGTCGCAGATCGCTGTGATCAAAGGCCCGGATGCCGACGATACGAACAAATAA
- a CDS encoding type VI secretion system tube protein Hcp, translated as MAIFLKFEPEIKGGVTYEGHKDWISISSVQFGVGRGIGSPEPGSQDRQASHPSISELVFTKSMDIASNQLFFEAVNGTGSKVTIDFVETIKEKDEIFYQIVLENALISGYSVSSGGDRPSESLSLNFTKITVNYNAFKDGKAVVEGQAKSWNLLTNRAS; from the coding sequence ATGGCCATTTTTTTGAAATTCGAACCGGAAATTAAAGGTGGTGTTACGTATGAGGGCCACAAAGATTGGATCTCAATTAGCTCGGTGCAATTCGGCGTGGGCCGGGGAATCGGATCTCCAGAACCTGGCTCGCAGGATCGACAGGCCAGTCATCCATCGATTTCAGAGCTAGTGTTCACCAAATCCATGGATATTGCTTCCAACCAATTGTTCTTCGAAGCCGTTAATGGTACGGGCTCCAAGGTAACGATAGATTTCGTCGAGACGATTAAGGAAAAAGACGAGATTTTTTACCAAATCGTCCTGGAAAATGCTTTGATCAGCGGGTATAGCGTCAGCAGCGGCGGAGACAGGCCCTCGGAATCTTTATCGCTGAACTTCACCAAGATCACGGTCAACTACAACGCGTTCAAGGACGGCAAGGCCGTGGTGGAAGGACAGGCGAAGTCTTGGAATCTGCTCACCAATAGAGCCAGCTAG